From Myxococcales bacterium, one genomic window encodes:
- a CDS encoding type II secretion system protein M has translation MRERWERLQERYLELTLRERIMVLCALLASLFGVVDAVFLLPMDREREQLQSQLSQHVASIKRLDERAEQLAQRIAGRTPTPMDREETALKRQIEIMNADIEEHMSSMIAPNDVTRMLEELLSEESDLTLVKLMSTNPATFPPATEAGVPGAAVDPQGQTAEKAEFYRHGFVIELEGSYLATLHYLESIESLPWDLSWDTITYTVIDYPRARISIHLHTLSREENWIGV, from the coding sequence ATGAGGGAGCGCTGGGAGCGACTGCAGGAACGATATCTCGAACTCACGCTTCGTGAACGCATCATGGTCTTGTGCGCCCTTCTCGCGAGCCTGTTTGGAGTCGTGGACGCGGTCTTTCTGCTTCCGATGGATCGAGAACGGGAGCAGCTTCAGAGTCAATTGAGCCAGCACGTGGCATCGATCAAGCGCCTGGACGAGCGCGCGGAGCAATTGGCCCAGCGAATCGCAGGCAGAACCCCTACTCCCATGGACCGGGAAGAGACGGCGCTGAAGCGGCAGATCGAGATCATGAACGCGGACATCGAAGAGCACATGTCTTCGATGATCGCGCCGAACGATGTCACACGAATGCTCGAGGAACTCCTGAGCGAGGAAAGCGACCTCACCCTCGTCAAGCTCATGAGCACGAATCCGGCAACGTTCCCCCCCGCAACCGAAGCTGGAGTTCCGGGGGCAGCTGTCGACCCTCAAGGGCAAACCGCTGAGAAGGCGGAGTTCTATCGCCATGGCTTCGTGATCGAACTGGAAGGGTCCTACCTCGCGACTCTGCACTACCTCGAGTCGATCGAGAGTCTTCCATGGGATCTTTCGTGGGACACCATCACCTACACGGTCATCGACTACCCGCGTGCGCGGATTTCGATCCACCTCCATACATTGAGCCGCGAGGAGAATTGGATCGGTGTCTAA
- the mshL gene encoding pilus (MSHA type) biogenesis protein MshL, producing the protein MNFGSGSARWTSGIAGVALGRLGTALLATLMLSCQTMSASDAPSVDAGEQTEAPPAPPATVAAAILPPVNHNTHSLVDVLTTDTESRFDIHVNGAPGASFFLSLVENTSYSVVLHPDITGEITLSLSDATLTEVLAAVRNVYGYDIQRDGQRIYVMPAGLRTEIFELNYLNLERRGQSQTWVSSGQISDKIEGGNSDFGSGGGTSGSNASPRFNSGSSISTSNGSNIWRELIQSVSSIIGNGEGRSVVTNPNAGLIVVRAMPRELRDVGNYLSRVEESLNRQVIIEARILEVTLSDAYQAGINWSQLVDKDGFETTISQTGGGTTFDTGVSDNAGNTGNLHPSAATLAAAGILDTVAASSFGGIFSVAIQASHFTALIELLENQGEVRTLSNPRISTMNNQKAIIKVGQDEFFVTDVSTTTVTGGAGSTSSPNITLTPFFSGIALDVTPQISRDNTVVLHIHPSVSQVTDQTKTITLNDEVQVLPLALSTIRESDSIVRAHSGQVVVIGGLMQDLRSERDSKVPFLGNIPILGRLFKQEKNISRKSELVILLRPIVVGAETWGDYAGSITRSIDSLSRDPSNRSGTVGFDPRPPYSSPAEFKEY; encoded by the coding sequence ATGAATTTTGGATCCGGTAGCGCGCGTTGGACGTCAGGCATCGCCGGGGTTGCACTCGGCCGTCTCGGGACGGCATTGCTCGCAACCCTAATGCTTTCATGCCAGACCATGAGTGCCTCCGATGCGCCGTCGGTGGATGCAGGCGAGCAGACCGAGGCACCCCCCGCTCCCCCAGCGACTGTGGCAGCGGCGATCCTGCCTCCGGTCAATCACAACACCCATTCGCTCGTCGATGTTCTCACGACCGATACGGAGTCTCGCTTCGACATCCACGTCAACGGCGCTCCGGGCGCCTCGTTCTTTCTCAGCCTGGTCGAGAACACGTCCTATAGCGTTGTGCTTCATCCTGACATCACGGGTGAGATCACCCTTTCGCTCAGCGACGCCACCTTGACCGAAGTGCTGGCGGCCGTCAGGAATGTCTACGGCTATGACATCCAGCGCGATGGCCAGCGCATTTACGTGATGCCCGCCGGCTTGCGAACCGAGATCTTCGAACTCAACTACCTGAATCTCGAGCGGCGGGGGCAATCTCAGACTTGGGTGAGTTCTGGTCAGATCTCGGACAAGATCGAAGGAGGCAACTCCGATTTTGGGTCGGGTGGCGGGACGAGCGGTTCGAATGCTTCACCGAGGTTCAACTCGGGCAGCAGTATCTCGACCAGCAATGGCTCGAATATCTGGCGTGAACTCATACAGAGTGTTTCTTCGATCATCGGGAACGGCGAGGGTCGTTCCGTGGTGACGAACCCCAATGCGGGGTTGATCGTCGTGCGGGCAATGCCGCGGGAATTGCGGGATGTCGGGAACTATTTGAGCAGGGTTGAGGAGTCTCTGAACCGACAGGTGATCATCGAGGCGAGAATTCTCGAAGTGACGCTCAGCGACGCATACCAGGCGGGTATCAATTGGTCACAGTTGGTCGACAAGGACGGCTTCGAGACCACCATCAGCCAAACCGGTGGTGGAACGACCTTCGATACCGGGGTGTCGGACAACGCCGGGAACACGGGCAACCTTCACCCGAGCGCAGCGACTTTGGCAGCTGCGGGAATTCTGGACACCGTTGCGGCGTCTTCGTTCGGCGGAATCTTTAGCGTCGCAATCCAGGCCAGCCACTTCACCGCCCTGATCGAATTGTTGGAAAATCAAGGCGAGGTTCGAACCCTCTCGAATCCGCGCATTTCTACGATGAACAATCAAAAGGCCATCATCAAGGTGGGCCAGGACGAATTTTTTGTAACGGATGTCTCCACTACGACGGTAACCGGGGGGGCTGGCAGCACGTCTAGTCCCAACATCACATTGACACCGTTCTTTTCTGGAATCGCGCTCGACGTCACCCCACAAATCAGTCGCGACAACACAGTTGTTCTGCACATCCACCCATCGGTCAGCCAGGTCACGGATCAAACCAAGACGATAACCCTCAACGACGAGGTGCAGGTACTGCCTCTCGCACTGAGTACGATCCGGGAGTCGGACAGCATCGTCCGAGCGCACAGCGGTCAGGTCGTTGTGATTGGTGGATTGATGCAGGACCTCAGGAGCGAGCGCGATTCAAAGGTCCCATTCCTCGGCAACATTCCAATTCTCGGCAGGTTGTTCAAACAAGAGAAGAACATAAGCCGCAAGAGTGAGTTGGTGATCCTCCTGCGACCGATCGTCGTCGGCGCGGAGACCTGGGGGGACTACGCGGGTTCAATCACAAGATCAATCGACTCTCTGTCCCGTGACCCGTCCAATCGATCGGGCACGGTGGGCTTTGATCCGCGTCCGCCCTATTCGTCGCCAGCCGAATTCAAGGAGTACTAG
- a CDS encoding AAA family ATPase gives MYEQHFGLSAMPFNATPDPSFYVNLSVHHAALNTLVVALRSGEGIVKIVGEVGTGKSMLCRRLLKDLGPKFVAAYLPYPALSPMHIQLDLAEELGVVLPPNVTPHELLKYLKEVLVDIHQQGRRCVMIVDEAQTLPDATLECIRLMSNLETRTSKLLQIVLVGQPELDLRIEQPRMRQLQQRIAFAHRLNSIDKRTTDAYTRRRLSIAGYEGGRLFSPWALGAIHRSSGGIPRIINTLCHKSMICAFGRGDDTIRHLHARKAAADSEGVQRWRRLTRRKWRRRSIALEDAAPRITP, from the coding sequence ATGTACGAGCAGCACTTCGGCCTCAGCGCCATGCCCTTCAATGCAACGCCCGACCCTTCTTTCTACGTAAATCTTTCGGTTCACCACGCGGCGCTCAATACCTTGGTCGTCGCTCTGCGGAGCGGCGAGGGGATCGTGAAGATCGTAGGCGAGGTCGGGACCGGAAAGAGCATGCTGTGCCGAAGACTCTTGAAGGATCTCGGTCCCAAGTTCGTTGCGGCCTACCTGCCCTATCCGGCCTTGAGTCCGATGCACATTCAGCTCGATCTCGCAGAGGAACTCGGAGTCGTACTGCCCCCCAATGTAACTCCCCATGAACTGCTCAAGTACCTGAAGGAGGTGCTGGTGGACATCCATCAGCAGGGTCGCAGATGTGTGATGATCGTCGACGAAGCCCAGACACTGCCCGACGCGACCCTCGAATGCATTCGGCTAATGAGCAATCTCGAAACCCGCACATCCAAATTGCTGCAGATCGTCCTGGTGGGTCAGCCCGAGCTGGATCTGAGGATCGAACAACCTCGCATGCGGCAACTGCAGCAACGGATCGCCTTTGCCCACAGATTAAACTCGATCGACAAGAGAACGACGGACGCCTATACCCGCCGCCGCCTTTCGATCGCTGGCTATGAGGGCGGTCGGCTGTTTTCGCCGTGGGCGCTTGGCGCAATTCATCGATCGAGTGGGGGAATCCCTCGAATCATCAATACCCTTTGCCACAAATCCATGATTTGCGCGTTCGGAAGAGGGGATGACACGATTCGTCATCTGCATGCGCGCAAGGCCGCCGCCGACAGTGAGGGCGTGCAAAGGTGGCGACGTCTCACAAGACGAAAGTGGCGCCGCAGGTCGATCGCGCTCGAGGATGCCGCGCCGCGGATCACTCCATAA
- a CDS encoding tetratricopeptide repeat protein, with product MSLVNDLLEDFYQRRVSPDKNPESPLANIEVPRRELAFKKGARVQPKFNSTSRIVIGLVALTCLAVIALEVVLRLSPDIETNATPDVSARPPDHFGAMGSPLGSGANEPFADSRALAFDAGVDSLAAPKIAAQDWAELTGTSIESSGDYTRLRIFLSREREYWIQGDPTVGEIEIVITKTRLAEAFLPNAFETSGLSLKEAHNSSIGLHLLFKLESSSLVQSQFVNDGSNPQLILDILSDAANSSVGIRVEDLPHAPIVAEAPREPIVRETGWGTITRSRPHIALTTSEAHRSLDRARHLVAQNRAEEAIVEYIRALSLEPGLHRARESLVGLLIESGQLSAAERHLAMGLENKPTHSEYTLLRAQLLAAMKQPDRAIVILESLPLPPERRSDALNLLAALYQQKGDHGRAEALFRGAVSISPHEARLWMGLGISLEGQQRGTEALAVYKQAESLAEFEIGPRRWLRNRIRDLAKVE from the coding sequence ATGAGTTTGGTCAACGACTTGCTCGAAGATTTCTACCAACGACGGGTTTCGCCGGACAAAAACCCGGAGAGTCCCCTGGCAAACATCGAAGTTCCCCGGCGCGAGCTGGCTTTCAAGAAGGGAGCAAGGGTTCAGCCCAAGTTCAATTCGACTTCCCGAATTGTGATCGGTCTGGTCGCACTGACTTGCCTGGCGGTGATCGCTCTCGAAGTGGTGCTCCGCCTCAGCCCAGACATCGAGACGAACGCGACGCCCGATGTGAGCGCACGGCCTCCTGATCACTTTGGTGCAATGGGATCTCCCCTCGGTTCGGGCGCGAACGAGCCCTTCGCCGATTCTCGAGCCCTCGCTTTCGACGCCGGAGTCGATTCACTCGCCGCGCCCAAGATCGCCGCCCAGGATTGGGCCGAACTGACAGGCACCAGCATCGAGTCGAGCGGGGACTACACCCGGCTGCGAATATTTTTGAGTCGAGAACGCGAATACTGGATTCAGGGCGATCCCACCGTCGGTGAGATCGAAATCGTGATCACGAAGACGCGACTCGCGGAAGCTTTCCTGCCGAACGCATTCGAAACGTCTGGCCTGAGCTTGAAAGAAGCACACAACTCGAGCATTGGCCTGCACCTGCTGTTCAAGCTGGAATCGTCCTCGCTTGTACAGAGCCAGTTCGTGAACGATGGATCCAACCCGCAGCTGATTCTGGACATCCTGTCCGACGCGGCGAACTCCAGCGTCGGCATCAGGGTCGAGGATCTGCCCCATGCGCCCATCGTCGCCGAAGCACCCCGTGAGCCAATCGTTCGCGAAACCGGCTGGGGAACCATCACGCGGTCACGGCCCCATATCGCCTTGACGACGTCTGAAGCTCATCGATCACTTGATCGCGCGCGGCACCTGGTTGCCCAGAATCGCGCGGAAGAGGCGATCGTCGAATATATCCGGGCACTCTCGTTGGAACCGGGTTTGCATCGCGCACGAGAATCCCTGGTCGGTTTGTTGATCGAGTCGGGTCAGTTGAGCGCCGCAGAGCGGCACCTGGCCATGGGGCTTGAAAACAAGCCCACACATTCCGAATACACACTGCTCCGTGCTCAGTTGCTGGCAGCGATGAAGCAACCCGACCGGGCGATCGTCATCCTCGAAAGCCTGCCGTTGCCGCCAGAGCGTCGATCCGATGCTTTGAATCTTTTGGCCGCGCTCTATCAACAGAAAGGAGATCACGGCCGGGCGGAAGCCCTCTTCCGAGGCGCTGTCAGCATCAGCCCGCACGAGGCTCGCCTTTGGATGGGGTTGGGTATCTCGCTCGAAGGACAACAGCGCGGGACCGAAGCACTCGCGGTCTACAAGCAAGCCGAGAGTCTTGCGGAGTTTGAGATCGGGCCAAGGCGTTGGTTGCGCAACCGCATCCGCGATCTCGCAAAGGTGGAATAG
- the tadA gene encoding Flp pilus assembly complex ATPase component TadA, whose translation MPRKKVRIGELLVQNAVITEEQLMTALANQKKTGLKLGRQLITEGFLDEDRFLSFLSEQLRIPCIDLSETTVDGEVVRIMSETYARRFRAIVLEDRKDHLLVGMADPTNIFALDEIERTLKRNIQPAVVRESEIIHTIDMVYRKTEEISSIAEELDEELHAGAFDLSILEAKVEESDAPVVRLLKTIFEDAVQIGSSDIHIEPDETVLRIRHRVDGVLQEQVMKERRISAALVLRLKLMSGLDISEKRLPQDGRFNIRVNDKSIDVRLSTMPVAYGESVVIRLLDQSEEHRSLDHIGMPEKMLTRFRTMIHRPHGLILVTGPTGSGKTTTLYAALTELNLPSTKIITVEDPVEYRISRLNQVQVKPKIGLTFSTVLRAALRQDPDIVMIGEMRDQETAEIGMRAAMTGHLVFATLHTNDAPSTASRILDMGVEGFLVATALRAVIAQRLIRRLCEGCIDPYPPSAIELDWIRSMVGAQADGLTFKTGKGCPRCNGTGYKGRIGVYEYLEVSPDMAMALRNNDSVAYAKAAYEAPGYQALSYRALEYAARGVTSIEEVVRVTGEIEDTRMEYAANPRPDERN comes from the coding sequence ATGCCCCGAAAGAAGGTTCGCATCGGAGAACTACTGGTTCAGAACGCCGTAATCACTGAAGAACAGTTGATGACGGCTTTGGCGAACCAGAAAAAAACCGGCTTGAAGCTCGGGCGTCAGCTGATCACCGAAGGCTTCCTCGATGAAGATCGCTTCCTGAGCTTTCTCTCCGAACAGCTGAGGATTCCGTGCATCGACCTGAGCGAGACTACCGTCGACGGCGAAGTCGTTCGAATCATGTCAGAGACTTATGCGCGACGGTTTCGGGCCATCGTTCTCGAGGACCGAAAAGATCACCTGCTGGTCGGGATGGCGGACCCCACGAACATCTTCGCACTCGACGAGATCGAGCGAACGCTCAAGCGCAACATACAACCCGCGGTGGTGAGGGAATCCGAGATCATTCACACCATCGATATGGTTTACCGCAAGACTGAAGAAATCAGCAGTATCGCCGAGGAACTCGACGAAGAACTCCACGCCGGAGCCTTTGATCTTTCAATCCTCGAAGCGAAGGTCGAAGAAAGCGACGCTCCCGTAGTTCGGCTGCTGAAGACGATCTTCGAGGATGCCGTCCAGATCGGTTCTTCGGACATCCACATTGAACCAGACGAAACAGTATTGCGGATTCGACATCGGGTCGACGGCGTGCTGCAAGAACAGGTGATGAAAGAAAGGCGGATTTCCGCGGCTCTCGTGTTGCGCCTGAAACTCATGAGCGGTCTAGACATCTCCGAGAAACGCCTGCCCCAGGACGGCCGCTTCAACATTCGCGTAAACGACAAGAGCATCGATGTCCGACTGTCGACAATGCCGGTCGCCTACGGCGAGTCGGTAGTGATTCGCCTGCTCGACCAGTCCGAAGAGCATCGAAGCCTCGATCACATTGGCATGCCCGAAAAAATGCTCACCCGCTTCCGAACGATGATCCATCGGCCTCACGGGTTGATCCTGGTCACCGGACCGACGGGAAGCGGCAAGACCACCACCCTCTACGCCGCATTGACGGAACTGAACCTCCCGAGCACAAAGATCATTACTGTCGAAGATCCCGTCGAATATCGCATTTCGAGACTCAATCAGGTGCAGGTCAAGCCGAAGATTGGGCTCACATTCTCCACGGTTCTGCGGGCGGCACTGCGTCAGGATCCGGACATCGTGATGATCGGCGAAATGCGCGACCAGGAGACTGCGGAAATAGGCATGCGCGCTGCCATGACCGGGCATTTGGTCTTCGCAACCTTGCACACCAACGACGCGCCGAGCACCGCATCGCGAATCCTCGACATGGGGGTCGAGGGCTTCCTGGTTGCCACCGCCCTGCGCGCCGTCATCGCCCAGCGCCTGATTCGGCGACTCTGCGAGGGGTGCATCGACCCGTACCCACCCAGCGCGATCGAACTGGATTGGATTCGCAGCATGGTGGGAGCCCAGGCCGACGGTTTGACCTTCAAGACCGGCAAGGGTTGCCCGCGATGCAACGGCACCGGTTACAAGGGCCGAATTGGAGTCTACGAATATCTCGAGGTCAGCCCCGACATGGCAATGGCTCTACGGAACAACGATTCCGTGGCGTACGCCAAAGCGGCCTACGAGGCTCCGGGCTATCAGGCGCTTTCCTATCGCGCGCTCGAATACGCTGCACGCGGGGTTACGAGCATTGAGGAAGTGGTGCGAGTCACGGGAGAGATCGAGGATACGAGGATGGAGTACGCCGCCAACCCGCGACCGGACGAGCGGAACTAG